From the Bradysia coprophila strain Holo2 chromosome X unlocalized genomic scaffold, BU_Bcop_v1 contig_12, whole genome shotgun sequence genome, the window atttaaacattttcttttgctgATAACCGTTTGGGTTTCCATAAAGAGGTGGAGTTATGTGAATTTTGTCGGatcgaaaatataatttgactCTATACCAACCTGACCTGGTTCTTCTAGGTATTTCACCAAAAAACCGTTCTTTCTTTCTAGTCGGTCATTGCCATCCAAAAGTTGTCGAAGCGGCCCGTGCTCAAATCGGACTTATATCGACTAACAATCGGTTTTTGCACGATGAACTGGTCAAGTGCGCCCAGAAGCTAACCAGTAAAATGCCTGGTGATCTATCGGTTTGTTTTTTCGTCAATTCGGGGTCGGAAGCAAATGATTTGGCACTTCGACTAGCCAGATATTACACGAACAGCAAGGATGTTATCACATTGGATCAgtaagtaaaataattttagcaACACGATAGACGTAAGCGATAATAACAAAGGGTACCAGCGGATGTGTTGCCTTTGCTAATAGTCCAAAGGctgcaaaatttttcttttgttttaagttCTTTTGGAGTTAAACGTGGTAATAAACCTTTACTAAAGATGGTTACGTAACGAACGCCATTACATACTGCCAAAATCGGGACTTTCGTGAGCGTCTTCTCCCATGTCTCACAAAAAGCGTGATCGCTTATATCTGAGAGAGGTTACGTGACTAGTAGGCAAACgaattttgaatgattcgctggcaatgaacaaaaaattatccAAATCGAAAATAAAGTCTTCTGTAGCCCGTTAAATTACACAAAGGACAatcgaaaataacaacaaaattaaagtctAAGTGAAATGCAACCCTCAACTTCGGCTCGGAACACAAAGTCACCTTGGTTAGAGTCTTTATTTATTCTAGTGTCaacttttcaattcatttttattgaacaacaAACACTTACCTATTAAATATGTTTGCCTGtttgttcgttttttgttgttgttatattcgttttttattcaatttcatcGGCGCTAAGAACGGCCTGATATTTTCCACTTTCTTAtcttatttttcgcaatttttaacattaattCTTTTTGAACTTGACCTTCTCCTCCATATCAGCACCGCATAATCTCAATCTTTTATTACGTGTGTACTTGCCGTTGTGTACCTATTAAATATGTTAACATGAACTTTCACATTTGACTAGCTAATAATAGACATTGAgttcagaaatttgttttcaccAACCGATTGATAACAGAAAtccaataatatttttgcattACAGTGCTTATCACGGTCATCTCACATCTGTTATGGAAATATCTCCATACAAGTTTAATAAACCTGGAGGGGATCCGAAACCAGATTTCGTGCATGTGGTAACTACAATTTAATGGACCAATCGCGTTCGTTCAACATAACAacgaaattttccttttatttccaTAAGGCATCCTGTCCGGATACATATCGTGGTCGGTATAATGACAAAACTCACCCTAATCAAGATCTGTGCGCTTTGTACACAAACGAAGttgatgaaataataaaaaatattcagtcGAATGGGAAAGGTGTAGCGGCTTTTATCGCCGAAAGTCTACAGAGCTGTGGTGGCCAGGTGATTCCTCCAGCTGGATACTTTGAACGCATTTACAGGTTTGCTcggatttatttaaatattcgcGTTCATTTGGTGACAGTATCATTGTTGTGCCCACAGATTAGTTCGCGATGCGGGTGGTGTTACAATAGCCGATGAAGTTCAGGTCGGTTTCGGACGGGTTGGATCACATTATTTTGCGTTCGAGACTCAACATGTCATTCCGGACATAGTTACTGTAGCCAAGCCAATGGGTAATGGTCACCCTGTAGGGGCAGTAGTAACAACGCCAAAAATTGCGGAACGATTCGCCACCAGTGGCATTGCTTATTTCAATACAGTAATATATTTGTGTGAACTAAGCTAAAGTTTACCGTAGAAAgtcattgtgaattttctATCTAGTACGGTGGTAATCCCGTGTCTTGTGCCATAGCCAATGCCGTCATAAATGTGATTGATGATGAGAAATTACAGGAAAATGCTCTACATGTCGGACAGTTTCTGTTGGAAAAGAGTCTGTTGCTGAAACATGACTTTGAAATGGTTGGTGATGTTCGCGGAACGGGACTCTTTATTGGTATTGAATTGGTAAAAAGTAAAGAATGCCGAAAACCAGCTACAGCCGAAGCTAACGCAATCGTTGATCGAATGAAAAATGTGCATCACATTTTGATCAGTTCAGATGGTCCCGATGATAATGTGTTGAAACTAAAACCTCCGATGGTCTTCAACAAAGATAATGCCAAAGAATTTTTGATGGCGGTGCGCGAGTGTCTGGGTCAATATCAATCTAACACTGaggtaaaatttaaacttaaatGGAAGATGGGTAACGGTTTTTTCTTACGCTTCCatcattttctatttacaaTTTGC encodes:
- the LOC119067531 gene encoding alanine--glyoxylate aminotransferase 2-like, with product MASNNVYAGESMNKTDTIKLRNRHIGKSCQLFYRSDPLKIIRGEGQYMFDEEGTRYLDCINNVAHVGHCHPKVVEAARAQIGLISTNNRFLHDELVKCAQKLTSKMPGDLSVCFFVNSGSEANDLALRLARYYTNSKDVITLDHAYHGHLTSVMEISPYKFNKPGGDPKPDFVHVASCPDTYRGRYNDKTHPNQDLCALYTNEVDEIIKNIQSNGKGVAAFIAESLQSCGGQVIPPAGYFERIYRLVRDAGGVTIADEVQVGFGRVGSHYFAFETQHVIPDIVTVAKPMGNGHPVGAVVTTPKIAERFATSGIAYFNTYGGNPVSCAIANAVINVIDDEKLQENALHVGQFLLEKSLLLKHDFEMVGDVRGTGLFIGIELVKSKECRKPATAEANAIVDRMKNVHHILISSDGPDDNVLKLKPPMVFNKDNAKEFLMAVRECLGQYQSNTEKKPVITAQTNGICNLPSNNKFAEKKEILVK